In one Perca fluviatilis chromosome 7, GENO_Pfluv_1.0, whole genome shotgun sequence genomic region, the following are encoded:
- the pou3f2b gene encoding POU domain, class 3, transcription factor 2 has protein sequence MATAASNHYNILTSSASIVHSEPGSMQQATAYRDAQSLLQGDYPLQSNSHTLSHAHQWITALSHGEGAPWSSSPLGAEQDIKPAVQGARDEMHNSSSNLQHQSRPHLVHQTHGNHHDGRAWRTTTAAHIPSMATTNGQSLIYSQPGFGVNGLIPGSGQGMHHHNLRDSHDEHHSPHLSDHGHPPSQHQHQHRPQSHHDHSDEDTPTSDDLEQFAKQFKQRRIKLGFTQADVGLALGTLYGNVFSQTTICRFEALQLSFKNMCKLKPLLNKWLEEADSTSGSPTSLDKIAAQGRKRKKRTSIEVSVKGALESHFLKCPKPAASEIIGLADSLHLEKEVVRVWFCNRRQKEKRMTPPGGALPGSEDVYGDTPPHHGVQTPVQ, from the coding sequence ATGGCGACCGCAGCGTCTAACCACTACAACATCCTCACCTCCAGCGCATCCATCGTGCACTCGGAGCCCGGCAGCATGCAGCAAGCCACAGCGTACCGGGACGCGCAAAGCCTGTTGCAGGGCGACTACCCGCTGCAGAGCAACAGCCACACGCTCAGCCACGCACACCAGTGGATCACGGCGCTGTCCCACGGAGAGGGAGCCCCGTGGTCCTCCAGCCCGCTCGGCGCGGAGCAGGACATCAAACCCGCGGTGCAGGGCGCCAGGGACGAGATGCACAACTCCAGCAGCAACCTTCAGCACCAGTCGCGGCCCCACCTGGTGCACCAGACGCACGGGAACCACCACGACGGCCGGGCGTGGAGAACCACCACCGCGGCGCACATACCGAGCATGGCCACTACGAACGGCCAAAGCCTTATCTACTCCCAGCCGGGCTTCGGCGTCAACGGGCTGATCCCGGGCAGCGGGCAGGGGATGCACCACCACAACCTAAGAGACAGCCACGACGAGCACCACAGCCCGCACCTCAGCGATCACGGCCACCCTCCGTCCCAGCATCAGCACCAGCACCGGCCGCAGAGCCACCACGACCACTCGGACGAGGATACGCCGACCTCGGACGACCTGGAGCAGTTCGCCAAGCAGTTCAAGCAGCGGAGGATCAAGCTGGGCTTCACGCAGGCGGACGTGGGACTCGCCCTGGGGACCCTGTACGGAAATGTGTTTTCCCAGACCACCATATGCAGGTTTGAGGCCCTGCAGCTCAGCTTCAAAAACATGTGCAAGCTGAAGCCTCTGTTGAACAAGTGGTTGGAGGAGGCGGACTCCACCTCGGGAAGCCCGACCAGCCTGGACAAAATCGCGGCGCAggggaggaaaaggaaaaaacggACTTCAATCGAGGTAAGCGTAAAGGGAGCTTTGGAGAGCCATTTTTTGAAGTGTCCTAAACCGGCAGCGTCGGAAATAATCGGCCTGGCGGACAGTCTGCACCTGGAGAAAGAAGTGGTCAGGGTTTGGTTTTGTAAcaggagacagaaggagaaacGCATGACCCCTCCCGGAGGAGCTCTGCCGGGGAGCGAGGATGTGTACGGGGACACGCCGCCGCACCACGGGGTCCAGACCCCGGTCCAATGA